From Triticum urartu cultivar G1812 chromosome 2, Tu2.1, whole genome shotgun sequence, a single genomic window includes:
- the LOC125537429 gene encoding 2-phytyl-1,4-beta-naphthoquinone methyltransferase, chloroplastic-like, translating into MSKTPAVSTVLSSRSRRDLSSAPASTEKSDTVPARSCCCCSSPACSCSVYVAAARMWRKGRCGQNSTASALPPRWQDPTSIPRPSLSPGMQAAGRRRGWRAPKSLSFRGRGKRVNGYQSNLVILTYPNHVAGASKRTPMGTLAAAIPVTAGATAPSRHAGGRRHRPRGSVAVRCSSAADERQALFNRIAPVYDHLNDVLSLGQHWTWKRICVSWSMAKRGDRVLDLCCGSGDLAFLLSQKVGLDGEVMGVDFSWQQLQTAASRQDQRWKACYKNIKWIEGDALDLPFTDRYFDAVTVGYGLRNVVDKPKAMREILRVLKPGSRASVLDFNKSSSFFTASLQSWAINNVVVPLASSYGLTEEYKYLKSSISHYLTGLNIMFRSYARRALG; encoded by the exons ATGTCGAAGACGCCGGCGGTCTCCACCGTGTTGAGCAGCCGGAGCCGTCGGGACTTGTCCTCCGCGCCGGCGTCCACGGAGAAGAGCGATACGGTGCCCGCGCGgtcctgctgctgctgctcctctCCCGCCTGCTCCTGCAGCGTGTACGTGGCTGCCGCCAGGATGTGGCGGAAGGGGCGGTGCGGGCAGAACTCCACCGCGTCGGCGTTGCCGCCGAGGTGGCAGGACCCCACGTCCATTCCCAGACCCTCGCTTTCCCCCGGGAtgcaggcggcggggcggcggcgagggtggagggcTCCCAAATCGTTGAGCTTCAGAGGCAGGGGCAAAAGAGTCAATGGTTACCAGTCAAACCTAGTCATACTAACCTATCCTAATCATGTGGCGGGGGCGAGCAAACGGACACCGATGGGCACCTTAGCCGCGGCGATTCCCGTGACCGCCGGGGCGACGGCGCCGTCCAGGCACGCCGGCGGAAGACGACACCGCCCCCGCGGCTCCGTCGCCGTGCGCTGCTCGTCCGCGGCCGACGAGCGGCAGGCCCTCTTCAACCGCATCGCCCCCGTCTACGACCAT CTCAACGACGTGCTCAGCCTGGGGCAGCACTGGACGTGGAAGCGCATCTGCGTCTCTTGGTCAAT GGCGAAGAGAGGGGATCGGGTTCTTGATCTCTGCTGCGGGAGCGGGGATTTGGCGTTCCTTCTGTCTCAGAAGGTCGGCCTAGACGGAGAG GTGATGGGTGTGGATTTCTCATGGCAGCAACTGCAAACTGCTGCTAGCCGTCAGGACCAACGCTGGAAGGCTTGCTACAAGAACATCAA ATGGATCGAGGGCGATGCACTTGATTTACCTTTCACGGACCGTTACTTTGATGCTGTTACGGTTGGTTATGGATTGCGCAATGTGGTGGACAAACCCAAAGCAATGCGAGAGATCCTTAGAGTCCTAAAACCAG GATCACGAGCATCTGTTCTAGATTTCAACAAGAGTTCGTCATTTTTCACGGCATCGTTACAG AGTTGGGCGATCAATAATGTCGTGGTTCCTCTGGCTAGTAGCTATGGACTTACTGAAGAGTACAAGTACTTGAAAAGTTCGATATCACATTATCTTACAGGTTTGAACATAATGTTTCGTTCCT ACGCGCGGAGAGCTCTAGGCTAG